A region from the Hylaeus volcanicus isolate JK05 chromosome 6, UHH_iyHylVolc1.0_haploid, whole genome shotgun sequence genome encodes:
- the LOC128878562 gene encoding odorant receptor 94b-like, producing the protein MTLGVFISCCKMCSLLTSRENYVILIESLQNEPFSPRNNDEIEILTRFNKWAQWNAIVYTTIIDTSLVCMLTASIFTDYRNRKLTYRAWLPYNYSSSISFTITYAHQAFGISLCALVNTACDSLFSGLLIHTYCIFEILGYRLKNIIKYGSDSAKQCARLHNHIYKFATMVNEEFKTVVFVQFMVSTSMLCFNLYQLTQSQIHSDFVSLVFYTFCTIMQILYYCWYGNEVKVKSLEIPEMIIESNWTSLNNDDKKILLMIMRRARVPIEVSSAKLVTMDLNSFKTSTMHLMRSIFTLLAVCGCSRPSSWTTPTKKLLYTVYTFLLLLVVHSLAVTQILDIVFNVDSQDDFSDNFYMTLGVLISCCKMCNLLTSRENYAFLIESLQEEPFVPANEDEIEIQTRFDKWAQWNAIVYTILMEICLACAIASSITTDFRNRKLTYRAWIPYNYSSFVTFTIAYTHQVVGIATCSVLNVACDSLFSGLLIHTYCIFEILGYRLKNIIKYGSDSAKQCARLHNHIYKFATTVNEEFKLIVFVQFLASISMLCFDLYRLAKNEVHSQLLVVVVYTFCAFIQIFYYCWYGNEVRLKSLEIPEMIIESNWISLDNDAKKILLMIMKRATVPIEYSSVYLVSMNVNTFKSIVKSSYSAFNVLRSGQGD; encoded by the exons ATGACGCTGGGGGTCTTCATATCctgttgcaaaatgtgtaGTTTGTTGACGAGTCGCGAGAATTACGTGATTTTGATCGAGTCCCTGCAAAACGAACCCTTCTCGCCGAGGAACaacgatgaaattgaaattctcacGAGATTCAATAAATGGGCACA ATGGAATGCTATTGTCTACACGACAATAATTGATACGTCCCTAGTATGCATGCTCACGGCGTCGATCTTCACGGATTACAGAAATCGGAAACTAACGTACCGAGCCTGGCTACCTTACAACTATTCCTCTTCCATTTCGTTTACTATCACTTACGCTCATCAAGCCTTCGGTATATCTCTGTGTGCGCTTGTGAACACTGCCTGCGATAGTCTATTCAGTGGCCTGTTGATTCACACGTACTGCATCTTCGAGATACTGGGATACCGTctgaaaaatatcataaaatatgGAAGCGATTCGGCGAAGCAGTGCGCTCGTCTTCATAATCATATATACAA ATTTGCCACGATGGTCAATGAGGAATTTAAAACAGTAGTATTTGTTCAGTTTATGGTGAGCACGTCTATGCTTTGCTTCAACCTTTACCAGTTAACGCAAAGCCAGATCCATTCGGATTTTGTGTCGCTCGTGTTTTACACGTTCTGCACGATTATGCAAATATTGTACTACTGTTGGTATGGGAACGAAGTCAAAGTAAAG AGTCTCGAAATTCCTGAGATGATAATCGAAAGCAACTGGACGTCTTTGAACAACGACGATAAGAAGATTCTCTTAATGATTATGAGACGAGCGAGGGTGCCTATCGAAGTTTCCAGCGCAAAACTCGTCACTATGGAtctaaattcttttaaaacc TCGACGATGCACTTGATGAGATCGATATTCACGCTCCTCGCTGTGTGCGGTTGTTCGCGGCCATCTTCTTGGACCACTCCGACCAAGAAGCTCTTGTACACCGTTTACACGTTTCTTTTGTTACTCGTAGTGCATAGTCTCGCGGTAACACAAATTTTGGACATAGTGTTCAACGTCGACAGTCAGGACGACTTCAGCGACAATTTTTACATGACTCTGGGAGTCTTAATTTCCTGTTGCAAGATGTGTAATTTATTGACGAGTCGCGAGAATTATGCGTTTTTGATCGAATCTCTGCAAGAAGAACCTTTTGTGCCAGCGAACGAggacgaaattgaaattcaaacgaGATTCGACAAATGGGCGCA ATGGAACGCAATCGTCTATACGATATTAATGGAAATCTGTCTAGCATGCGCAATTGCATCTTCGATTACCACGGATTTTAGAAATCGAAAATTAACGTACCGAGCCTGGATACCTTACAACTATTCTTCTTTCGTGACGTTCACGATTGCTTACACTCATCAGGTCGTAGGTATAGCGACGTGTTCGGTTTTAAACGTTGCCTGCGACAGTCTGTTCAGTGGTCTGTTAATACACACGTATTGCATATTCGAGATACTGGGATACCgtctaaaaaatatcataaaatatgGAAGCGATTCGGCGAAGCAGTGCGCTCGTCTTCATAATCATATATACAA ATTTGCCACAACAGTgaacgaagaatttaaattaatagtattcGTCCAGTTCCTGGCGAGCATATCTATGCTTTGCTTCGACCTTTACAGATTGGCCAAGAACGAAGTGCATTCTCAGCTTCTGGTAGTGGTGGTTTATACATTCTGCGCGTTTATACAGATATTTTACTACTGTTGGTATGGGAACGAAGTCAGATTAAAG AGTCTCGAAATTCCTGAGATGATAATCGAAAGCAACTGGATATCTTTGGACAACGACGCTAAAAAGATTCTTCTAATGATTATGAAACGGGCGACTGTGCCCATAGAATATTCCAGCGTGTATTTGGTGTCTATGAATGTCAACACCTTTAAATCC ATAGTAAAGAGCTCTTACTCGGCGTTCAACGTGCTCCGAAGTGGTCAAGGGGACTAG
- the LOC128878563 gene encoding uncharacterized protein LOC128878563, whose protein sequence is MNFVQWIYALLCVVGAMPPSSWTSTTQKSLYNVYSLFLFFLIHSNLISQVMDIVYVVDNQVDFCENFYMTLGIFTSCCKLYCLLRSRDNYGIIINTMRSEPLVPTNSDEVKIQSKYEKWAKRNLMIYLTLMESCLVIMTIHSIYAEFKNRKLIMRIWLPFDFNSLPRFTIVFIIQFIVMAICSLVNVTCDNLFIGLLILTYSILEILAHRMKDVIKYGNRSARQCARLHNHIYRFATTINEEFKMVTLLQFLVSTLLCCFNLYRFTKNEDPSKLYEIMLFSFNTYLHILFFCWYGNEVREKSLTMAEMVIDTDWANLDNDSKMIFLMIMKRSAMPIEFSTANLVSINLESFKTIIKTSYSAFNVLRLFNVENQDEFSDNFYLTLGIFVACCKMYNLLTSHKSYVILIDNLQEEPLKPVNSDEVEIQMKFEKWAKRNIIAYTIAMESCLVFMYASTITKDFKAKRLPYRAWIPYDYSSLFLFSITYIHQALSMTICTILDIACDNLFSGLLIHIYCVFEILGYRLRNIMKYGKDSAKQCARLHNHIYKFATKVNGVYKMIMLVQFLATIATMCLEIYQLTQKEVDTKYAVMVTYTSCALMQILYYCWYGNEVRLKSLATSDMVMECNLECLDSDAKKILLMMMKRATMPIEFTSIYAVEMNLASFMRVSTKYTIKFLKSQTYGSLHGWHLKIEQSPQFATKVNEEFRALVFVQFSTSILLCCMNLYRLTQTDLDSKFIEVILFSICTFMQLLYYCWYGNEVKLKSLEIPDVIMESNWQFLDIESKKILLMIMQRATVPIELSCVHIIPVNIESFKAIVKASYSVYNVLRRD, encoded by the exons ATGAATTTTGTGCAGTGGATATACGCGCTTCTCTGCGTGGTCGGTGCCATGCCACCGTCTTCTTGGACGTCTACGACGCAAAAGTCTTTGTACAATGTTTATtcactatttttgtttttcctgATACACAGCAACCTGATATCACAGGTAATGGACATTGTGTATGTCGTCGATAATCAAGTCGATTTCTGCGAGAATTTCTACATGACACTGGGGATCTTCACTTCTTGTTGTAAATTGTACTGTTTGTTGAGAAGTCGCGATAACTATGGGATTATTATCAACACCATGCGGTCGGAACCTCTGGTGCCGACCAACTCCGATGAGGTCAAGATTCAATCGAAATACGAAAAGTGGGCAAA AAGGAACTTGATGATCTACTTGACATTAATGGAATCCTGTCTAGTAATAATGACTATACATTCGATCTACGCAGAAttcaaaaacagaaaattaatcatGCGAATCTGGTTACCCTTCGattttaattctctaccgaGGTTCActattgttttcattattcaatttatagtTATGGCGATCTGTTCGCTTGTTAATGTTACCTGTGACAATCTGTTCATCGGCTTGTTGATTCTCACGTACAGCATTCTCGAGATACTCGCGCATCGGATGAAAGATGTCATAAAGTATGGTAACCGTTCGGCTAGACAGTGCGCTCGTCTCCATAATCATATATACAG ATTCGCTACGACGATAAATGAAGAATTCAAAATGGTAACGCTTCTTCAATTTCTGGTGAGCACGTTACTGTGTTGCTTCAATCTCTATCGTTTCACGAAAAACGAAGACCCATCGAAACTATATGAAATTATGCTTTTCTCATTCAATACATACCTGCACATACTATTTTTCTGTTGGTACGGGAACGAAGTCCGAGAGAAG AGTCTCACAATGGCGGAAATGGTTATCGACACTGACTGGGCAAACTTGGACAACGACTCTAAGATGATTTTCTTAATGATTATGAAACGCTCAGCAATGCCTATCGAATTTTCTACTGCAAATCTCGTGTCCATAAACCTCGAGTCTTTCAAAACC ATAATAAAAACGTCTTACTCGGCGTTCAACGTGCTGCGTC TGTTCAACGTCGAAAACCAGGACGAGTTCagtgacaatttttatttgacgcTGGGGATCTTCGTTGCCTGTTGCAAAATGTATAATCTTCTAACGAGTCACAAGAGTTACGTAATTTTGATCGACAACCTCCAAGAGGAGCCTCTGAAGCCGGTCAACAGCGACGAAGTCgagattcaaatgaaattcgagAAGTGGGCAAA AAGGAACATAATCGCCTACACAATAGCAATGGAGAGCTGCCTAGTATTCATGTACGCATCGACGATTACCAAAGATTTCAAAGCGAAAAGATTACCTTACCGAGCCTGGATACCCTACGACTACTCatctttatttctattttccattACGTATATTCATCAAGCGCTAAGTATGACGATCTGCACGATTTTAGACATCGCCTGCGACAATCTATTCAGCGGCTTGCTGATCCATATATACTGCGTTTTCGAGATACTTGGATATCGTCTgagaaatataatgaaatatggAAAGGATTCGGCTAAACAATGCGCTCGTCTTCATAATCATATATACAA ATTCGCCACAAAAGTGAACGGGGTGTACAAGATGATAATGCTTGTTCAGTTTCTGGCGACCATTGCGACAATGTGCCTCGAAATTTATCAACTGACCCAAAAGGAAGTGGACACGAAGTACGCAGTAATGGTTACCTACACGAGCTGCGCGCTTATGCAGATATTGTACTACTGTTGGTATGGGAACGAAGTCCGACTGAAG AGTCTCGCGACTTCCGACATGGTGATGGAATGCAATTTGGAGTGTTTGGATAGCGACGCTAAGAAGATTCTTCTAATGATGATGAAACGTGCAACGATGCCTATCGAATTCACTAGCATCTACGCTGTGGAGATGAACCTCGCGTCTTTCATGAGAGTCAGTACAAAATATAC TATAAAGTTCCTTAAATCTCAAACTTATGGCAGTCTTCATGGCTGGCACTTGAAAATCGAGCAATCGCCACA ATTCGCCACAAAGGTAAACGAAGAATTTCGAGCGTTggtatttgttcaattttctacAAGCATACTCTTGTGTTGTATGAACCTTTATCGACTTACGCAAACCGACCTGGattcaaaatttatcgaaGTAATACTTTTCTCAATCTGCACTTTTATGCAGTTACTGTACTACTGTTGGTATGGGAACGAAGTCAAGTTGAAG AGTCTCGAAATTCCTGATGTAATAATGGAAAGTAACTGGCAATTTTTGGACATCGAGTCTAAGAAGATTCTTTTAATGATAATGCAACGCGCTACGGTGCCCATCGAACTATCCTGCGTGCACATCATCCCCGTGAATATCGAATCTTTCAAGGCC ATAGTGAAAGCATCTTACTCGGTGTATAACGTCCTCCGAAGAGATTGA
- the LOC128878770 gene encoding odorant receptor 13a-like, translated as MQLLRWIFTYLAVGGCSRPASWTSTTKKFLYNVYTIVLLLMIHALLVTLILDIVFNVENQDEFSDNFYLTLGIFVACCKMYNLLTSHKSYVILIDNLQEEPLKPVNSDEVEIQMKFEKWAKRNIIAYTIAMESCLVFMYASTITKDFKAKRLPYRAWIPYDYSSLFLFSITYIHQALSMTICTILDIACDNLFSGLLIHIYCVFEILGYRLRNIMKYGKDSAKQCARLHNHIYKFATKVNGVYKMIMLVQFLATIATMCLEIYQLTQKEVDTKYAVMVTYTSCALMQILYYCWYGNEVRLKSLATSDMVMECNLECLDSDAKKILLMMMKRATMPIEFTSIYAVEMNLASFMRLLKTSYSAYNLLNQN; from the exons ATGCAATTACTGCGATGGATATTCACGTACCTAGCCGTGGGCGGTTGTTCACGACCGGCATCCTggacgtcgacgacgaaaaAGTTTCTGTACAATGTTTACACGATTGTTTTGTTACTCATGATACACGCTCTCCTGGTAACTCTAATTCTGGACATAGTGTTCAACGTCGAAAACCAGGACGAGTTCagtgacaatttttatttgacgcTGGGGATCTTCGTTGCCTGTTGCAAAATGTATAATCTTCTAACGAGTCACAAGAGTTACGTAATTTTGATCGACAACCTCCAAGAGGAGCCTCTGAAGCCGGTCAACAGCGACGAAGTCgagattcaaatgaaattcgagAAGTGGGCAAA AAGGAACATAATCGCCTACACAATAGCAATGGAGAGCTGCCTAGTATTCATGTACGCATCGACGATTACCAAAGATTTCAAAGCGAAAAGATTACCTTACCGAGCCTGGATACCCTACGACTACTCatctttatttctattttccattACGTATATTCATCAAGCGCTAAGTATGACGATCTGCACGATTTTAGACATCGCCTGCGACAATCTATTCAGCGGCTTGCTGATCCATATATACTGCGTTTTCGAGATACTTGGATATCGTCTgagaaatataatgaaatatggAAAGGATTCGGCTAAACAATGCGCTCGTCTTCATAATCATATATACAA ATTCGCCACAAAAGTGAACGGGGTGTACAAGATGATAATGCTTGTTCAGTTTCTGGCGACCATTGCGACAATGTGCCTCGAAATTTATCAACTGACCCAAAAGGAAGTGGACACGAAGTACGCAGTAATGGTTACCTACACGAGCTGCGCGCTTATGCAGATATTGTACTACTGTTGGTATGGGAACGAAGTCCGACTGAAG AGTCTCGCGACTTCCGACATGGTGATGGAATGCAATTTGGAGTGTTTGGATAGCGACGCTAAGAAGATTCTTCTAATGATGATGAAACGTGCAACGATGCCTATCGAATTCACTAGCATCTACGCTGTGGAGATGAACCTCGCGTCTTTCATGAGA CTCCTGAAAACTTCTTACTCGGCGTATAACTTGCTCAATCAGAATTAG